One Luteimonas sp. MC1825 DNA segment encodes these proteins:
- a CDS encoding lysophospholipid acyltransferase family protein: MRETAAGGNDIVPTLPPNAPRLKPNRLARWFGRTVLRMGGWRIVGELPDVPRLVLIAAPHSSNWDGVWGFAAKLAMGLDIRLIGKRELFWWPLGPLLRALGVTAINRSVSSGVVEQVVTLIRGSERFWFGLAPEGTRKPVEHWKRGFLKIARAADVPVLPAYFHYPDRIIGFGPLFHVGDDDEADMARIRDWYRPWMGKRCGTV; this comes from the coding sequence ATGCGCGAGACGGCTGCCGGCGGAAACGACATCGTGCCGACACTGCCGCCGAACGCGCCGCGCCTGAAGCCCAATCGGCTGGCCCGCTGGTTCGGGCGCACCGTGCTGCGGATGGGCGGTTGGCGCATCGTCGGCGAGCTCCCCGACGTGCCCCGGCTGGTGCTGATCGCCGCGCCGCATTCGTCGAACTGGGATGGCGTGTGGGGCTTTGCCGCCAAGCTCGCGATGGGGCTCGACATCCGCCTCATCGGCAAGCGCGAGCTGTTCTGGTGGCCGTTGGGGCCGTTGCTGCGCGCGCTCGGCGTGACCGCGATCAACCGCAGCGTGTCGTCCGGCGTGGTGGAACAGGTCGTCACGCTGATCCGCGGCAGCGAGCGCTTCTGGTTCGGGCTGGCGCCCGAGGGCACGCGCAAGCCGGTGGAGCACTGGAAGCGCGGCTTCCTGAAGATCGCCCGCGCCGCCGACGTCCCGGTGCTGCCCGCGTACTTCCACTACCCCGACAGGATCATCGGCTTCGGTCCCCTGTTCCACGTCGGCGACGACGACGAAGCCGACATGGCGCGCATCCGCGACTGGTACCGGCCGTGGATGGGGAAGCGGTGCGGAACGGTCTGA
- the arfB gene encoding alternative ribosome rescue aminoacyl-tRNA hydrolase ArfB, which translates to MTSTPPAITIPEDELVERFVRASGPGGQNVNKVSTAVELRFDIANSPTLPEPVRERLLARRDRRVTTEGVLVISAQRFRTQERNREDARERLATFVAAGLHVPKPRVATRPSRAAKARRMDDKRVRSTIKKGRTGRGWD; encoded by the coding sequence ATGACCAGCACGCCGCCCGCCATCACCATCCCCGAAGACGAGCTCGTCGAACGCTTCGTGCGCGCGTCGGGCCCGGGTGGGCAGAACGTCAACAAGGTCTCGACCGCGGTTGAACTGCGCTTCGACATCGCCAACTCGCCCACGCTGCCCGAACCGGTGCGTGAACGCCTGCTCGCGCGCCGCGACCGCCGCGTCACCACCGAAGGCGTCCTGGTGATCAGCGCGCAGCGCTTCCGCACCCAGGAGCGCAATCGCGAAGACGCGCGCGAGCGCCTGGCGACGTTCGTCGCCGCCGGCCTGCACGTGCCCAAGCCGCGCGTCGCCACGCGCCCAAGCCGCGCGGCCAAGGCCAGGCGGATGGATGACAAGCGCGTGCGTAGTACGATCAAGAAGGGCCGCACGGGGCGCGGCTGGGACTGA